One Urechidicola croceus genomic window, TGTAGAAGGCTTGTTTAGATATCCCAAAACATCCATAGAGCCATTTTCTTTTATACGCTGTTTTTTCTTTAGCTCTATCTCTTTTGCTAATGTTTTGGGCAATGACTTTTTTGACATATCGACGCCTGTAATGAGTTCCATATCAGCGATAATGTCTTGTTGGAAGTCTTTTTGAAACTCAAGTTCTTCAATCTTTTCCTTGAGCTTTTTAATTTCATCATTTTTACTCATACCAGTATTTTGTTGTACTAAGGTACTGTATTTTCTTAACCAATAAGAAATAGTTGTTCTGGGAATGTCATATTTTTTTGAAGCTTGGTTATTGGATATCTGCCCGCTAAGTATTTGGTCAACGACTAAAAGTTTCGTCTCTAAAGTTACTTTTTGGTAGCTTTTTTTTCGCCAGTGTTCATTTTGTGTTTTCATAAGTGACTATAATTAATGGTTTAATTTTTAGTCAACCTATTTCAGGAAAGTTCCTTTCTCAAAT contains:
- a CDS encoding helix-turn-helix domain-containing protein, producing MKTQNEHWRKKSYQKVTLETKLLVVDQILSGQISNNQASKKYDIPRTTISYWLRKYSTLVQQNTGMSKNDEIKKLKEKIEELEFQKDFQQDIIADMELITGVDMSKKSLPKTLAKEIELKKKQRIKENGSMDVLGYLNKPSTKDSKLNKNNK